One Nitrospirota bacterium genomic window, TAACGACTTTGTTATTATTGGCCCCCCTGGTGACCCTGCAAAGATAAAGGAGACGAAAAGCGCTCTTGAGGCATTCAAAAAGATTGAAAAGACCAGATATCCTTTTATCTCAAGGGGTGATAATTCAGGAACGCATAAAAAAGAACTGTCTATCTGGAAAAAGGCAGCTATCCAGCCCAAAGGCCAGTGGTATATGGAAGTTGGCCAGGGAATGGAGAAGACCCAGAGGATTGCCAATGAAAAACGAGCATATACCCTTACAGATAGAGGGACATGGCTTGCGACAAAGGATAAGGACAGGCTTGAAATGATAATTATCCTTGAAGGCGACCCTATACTGTTTAATCAGTATGGTGTTATGGCGGTCAACCCTGAGAAGCACAGGCATGTTAAATATAAAGAAGCCATGCAGTTTGTGAACTGGATTATCTCAAAAGAGGGGCAGCAGGCTATTGCATCGTTCAGGGATAAACATGGGAATCAGTTGTTCATACCGAATGCAAGATCGGCTAATAATTAATTTGGATTCACACATGACAAAAGATAACAAAATAAGTGGCACAGCCCTGAAAAATCTTGTTGCCATTGCAGATCAATTCAAACAGAAGGGCAAGGTTTTAGATATCAGGGAATACGGGCATGGCAATATCAATGACACCTTTTTGGTAACCCTGGATTCCAAAGGAAAAAAGCACTTCATTCTTCAACGCATCAACACGCAGGTATTTCGCCAGCCAAAACTGATCGTGCAGAACATGCGCACTTTAATAGAGCATGTTCGCAAGCGTGCCTTGAACGAGGACCGCCGCTGGGAGATGCCGCGAGTGCTGTTGACCCTGAACGGCCTCGATCACTGGATTGATTCCTCTGGAGCGTTCTGGCGGGCAATCAATTTTATTGACAATGCCCGGTCCTTTGACACCATTAAAGGTCTTGAGCACGGAAGAGAAATCGGCTATGCGCTCGGTCTGTTCCATAATCTCATAAGCGACCTGCCATGCGAAAGACTTGCCGACACTCTGAAAGGGTTTCACATTACACCGCTCTACCTTCAGCACTATGATGAGGTCATTGAAAAATATGGTGCCGGCAGATCCGATGAAGTCAATTATTGCCTCAGGTTCGTGAGCAAACGAAGAATGTGGGCGCATGTCCTTGAGAATGCCAGAGACCAAGGCAGGCTGCCTCTTCGGCCGATTCACGGCGACCCGAAGATCAACAACGTCATGATAGACACTGACACCGGACAGGCGGTCAGCATTATTGACCTGGACACTGTTAAACCCGGCCTGATTCATTATGATATTGGAGACTGCATCCGCTCCGGCTGCAATCCCATGGGAGAAGAAACCGAGAAGTGGGAGTCGGTTCGTTTCGATCCTGATCTCTGCCATGCCATTTTGCAGGGCTACCTCTCACAAGCAAGAAATTTCCTCATAGAAGACGAATATGAATATCTCTATGATGCGATCCGCCTGATCGCCTTTGAGCTGGGACTGAGATTCTTTACCGACTATCTGGAAGGCAACGTCTATTTCAAGGTCAGGCACTAGAAACATAATCTTGTCAGGGCACTAGTCCAATTCAAACTCACCGAAAGTATCGAATCACATGGAAAAGCAA contains:
- a CDS encoding extracellular solute-binding protein, with translation MRLLRNPLSFVLLLSVAFVSIVSAETRIRCASTTSTQNSGLFDYILPIFEKKTGIKIDVVAVGTGAAFEIGKRGDADVVFVHAKDDELKLVNEGYFVNRHDVMDNDFVIIGPPGDPAKIKETKSALEAFKKIEKTRYPFISRGDNSGTHKKELSIWKKAAIQPKGQWYMEVGQGMEKTQRIANEKRAYTLTDRGTWLATKDKDRLEMIIILEGDPILFNQYGVMAVNPEKHRHVKYKEAMQFVNWIISKEGQQAIASFRDKHGNQLFIPNARSANN